From Cervus elaphus chromosome 33, mCerEla1.1, whole genome shotgun sequence, the proteins below share one genomic window:
- the LOC122688502 gene encoding collagen alpha-1(I) chain-like: MGCRVKPAAAWQGSGARGARCPRGAAGEPERPPPPGWLARLRCDQPGGRAGRLQGGPAVPRSERVGGRPIAIATRPGVAGPGPAAVRAPTAGTPARCGAGVPGSRGLARPGAAREVRADPMQKLAPGRVGRSGGVSGRLGQACGASGSPLSFSGRRSAGLAGDYPGVSREARRESPKSAQGAGRFPAEVLAGEESPLTFAFLPVGPGARLPPRATAPALRRERGARALPHLEGPPGLPRAPGWPLCRPAGVPDSWARGSAPGLEGTHKDKLKREREISKY; this comes from the exons ATGGGGTGCCGTGTGAAGCCTGCGGCGGCCTGGCAGGGTTCCGGGGCGCGGGGCGCAAGGTGCCCTAGGGGTGCAGCCGGGGAGCCGGAGCGCCCTCCCCCGCCTGGCTGGCTGGCGCGTCTGCGCTGCGACCAGCCGGGCGGCCGTGCGGGACGCCTGCAGGGAGGCCCCGCGGTTCCGCGCTCGGAG agggtggggggcaggcccaTCGCGATCGCGACTCGTCCCGGCGTCGCGGGCCCAGGCCCTGCCGCGGTCCGGGCCCCCACGGCAGGCACCCCCGCCCGATGCGGAGCCGGCGTCCCGGGCTCCCGCGGCCTTGCGCGGCCGGGAGCGGCTCGGGAAGTTCGCGCGGATCCGATGCAGAAGTTGGCGCCCGGAAGAGTGGGGCGCAGCGGGGGCGTCTCCGGCCGTCTCGGCCAGGCGTGCGGCGCCTCCGGGTCGCCGCTTTCCTTCTCCGGACGCCGGAGCGCCGGCCTCGCCGGGGATTACCCGGGCGTCTCTCGCGAGGCGAGGCGCGAGTCTCCCAAATCAGCGCAGGGTGCAGGCCGCTTCCCGGCAGAGGTGCTTGCGGGCGAGGAGAGCCCACTAACTTTTGCTTTCCTGCCGGTCGGCCCAGGAGCTCGCCTCCCGCCAAGGGCGACCGCGCCAGCCCTGCGCCGTGAAAGGGGAGCCCGCGCCCTCCCGCACCTCGAGGGGCCCCCGGGCCTTCCGCGGGCGCCAGGGTGGCCCCTTTGCCGACCCGCTGGCGTCCCGGATTCCTGGGCTCGGGGAAGTGCACCAGGCCTGGAG GGAACACATAAGgacaaattaaaaagagagagagaaatatccaAATATTAA
- the LOC122688667 gene encoding 60S ribosomal protein L17 gives MVRYSLDPENPTKSCKSRGSNLRVHFKNTRETAQAIKGMHIRKATKYLKDVTLKKQCVPFRRYNGGVGRCAQAKQWGWTQGRWPKKSAEFLLHMLKNAESNAELKGLDVDSLVIEHIQVNKAPKMRRRTYRAHGRINPYMSSPCHIEMILTEKEQIVPKPEEEVAQKKKISQKKLKKQKLMARE, from the coding sequence ATGGTGCGCTATTCACTcgacccagaaaaccccacaaaatcatgcaaatcaagaggttcaaatcttcgtgttcactttaagaacactcgtgagactgcccaggccataaagggtatgcatatccgaaaagccaccaagtatctgaaggatgtcactttaaagaagcaatgtgtGCCATTCCGTCGTTACAATGGTGGAGTTGGTAGGTGTGCACAGgccaaacagtggggctggacacagggtcggtggcccaaaaagagtgctgaatttttactacacatgctcaaaaatgcagagagtaatgctGAACTTAAGGGCTTAGATGTAGATTCTCTGGTCATTGAGCACATCCAAGTGAACAAAGCCCCCAAGATGAGGCGCAGGACTTACAGAGCTCACGGTCGGATCAACCCCTAcatgagctctccctgccacattgagatgatccttactgaaaaagaacagattgttcctaaaccagaagaggaggttgcacagaagaaaaagatatcccagaagaaactgaagaaacaaaaacttatggcccGGGAATAA